Proteins co-encoded in one Nonlabens agnitus genomic window:
- a CDS encoding LytR/AlgR family response regulator transcription factor: MKCIIVDDEAAARTIVGHLCSQTDNLKVLEEFPNAMQAIKFLNKNEVDLIFLDIHMPDFTGFDFIDTLKNPPKIILTTSDKNFAIEAFSYECIVDYLVKPITLPRFQKAVLKAENFVTPVEGLPLATQKAKVDPAEKEMYVNIDRRLIKIEFDKVQLIEAKGDYILIKTEDKNYTVHSTLKKIQEKLPDSSFLKVHRSYIINFRKIIDIEDNSVLIAKNVVPISRSNRPELMKRLNLL; the protein is encoded by the coding sequence TTGAAGTGTATCATAGTAGATGACGAGGCAGCAGCTAGAACGATTGTAGGCCATTTATGCAGCCAGACCGATAATTTGAAGGTGCTGGAAGAGTTTCCCAACGCCATGCAGGCCATCAAGTTCTTGAACAAGAATGAAGTAGACTTGATCTTTCTGGATATTCACATGCCAGACTTTACGGGTTTTGACTTTATCGATACGCTTAAAAACCCACCGAAGATCATCTTGACTACATCTGATAAGAACTTTGCCATAGAGGCTTTTAGTTATGAATGTATTGTCGATTATCTGGTAAAACCCATCACACTACCCAGATTTCAAAAAGCAGTGCTCAAGGCAGAGAATTTTGTAACACCTGTGGAAGGCCTTCCTCTGGCTACACAAAAGGCCAAAGTTGATCCAGCGGAAAAGGAAATGTATGTCAACATCGACCGACGCCTGATCAAAATCGAATTTGACAAGGTCCAACTCATAGAAGCGAAAGGCGATTACATTCTTATCAAAACGGAGGATAAAAATTATACGGTACATTCCACGCTCAAAAAAATCCAGGAAAAACTTCCTGATAGCAGCTTTTTAAAAGTTCACCGATCCTACATCATCAATTTTAGAAAAATCATTGATATTGAGGATAACAGCGTGCTCATTGCAAAAAATGTAGTTCCCATAAGCAGGTCCAACAGACCAGAGTTGATGAAACGATTGAATTTGCTGTAA
- a CDS encoding histidine kinase, with protein sequence MEQPNRDYINELSGGDAAFEDKLILVIKTEWPDEVKEYEMNMKNSAFAKAALNVHKIKHKLGIVGLVEGYELAVQYELDLKAGNTSQKESFQIVLDRVTHFINQL encoded by the coding sequence ATGGAGCAACCCAATCGCGATTACATCAACGAACTTTCTGGCGGCGATGCGGCCTTTGAGGACAAGCTGATTCTTGTTATCAAGACAGAATGGCCCGATGAGGTCAAGGAATACGAGATGAATATGAAGAATTCCGCTTTCGCGAAAGCGGCACTCAACGTACACAAAATCAAACATAAATTAGGCATCGTGGGACTGGTAGAAGGCTATGAACTAGCGGTGCAATATGAACTTGACCTCAAAGCTGGGAACACGTCCCAAAAAGAGTCGTTTCAAATCGTTCTGGACCGCGTGACCCATTTCATAAATCAATTGTAA
- a CDS encoding DUF4114 domain-containing protein, whose protein sequence is MRKLLLFFVYIISISLSGQGYNYLGSFQADGTPDYLEPIDDVVTGAFLEFIDLALPENFPVPDYNPQYISSGYDTDILLESDADVWVTFVGEGAGYRNVLGFYTYNYEDATPAAPTREDITIIFPNVSKQFSGGGLRPGNKVHIGRFPAGTGIGWVLLANGYQNGQVTDGLWRVFSNPDFNPENDSTLQQHNVLLKEPLSERIILAFEDIRRDYASCDQDFNDAIFYITANPYEAIKTTNISDPDIADKAVSSGNTGGLESNGDLASLISRRQMKRLKKKDLNGNFEKQSSFFMKSASSSQTLDRYMPATGKNGTEEPRYSTPTDLLGVTNADEVLSVDYYNNEDRVAVVLATATENSVYDHSKAICDRLNSSSLEDVRTVMVRGHQLISSKIKREAGNMEYSLSFSVKLGASENEILSFWNIDQYPSGDYNNFQIWGSSFSQVFAIANHIVDTYIAEKPLKSMAVSDVIPAVFVQSGFYKNGKLQLQIVNKNRSSQMYFKGNLKTTEVASESTFDTVINLSGATYETVEITTGHLFDIGFSIATDETEAIDALYLADGPWGLDYLENEVVIDQWDIENLDVAAVEDIYQVERNPRIAGRIKQTLNLFRHLKAGDQTIDVSEFDQIKFDLKSNLPVEVILITDQDIAWENRLRFYIPAQEERTSQAISLADCKDASGNRIAIENLRSVVFSIHGDYSSFQEFELEVSNVSFGKSTLSTATAFQDRTPALTNYPNPVLDRTSMALTRATSSVQLQVYDMMGRMISTQTLSTTQNDKVIEYNASQLRAGIYTYIVSYPDGESNSGKFIKR, encoded by the coding sequence ATGAGAAAATTACTACTATTTTTCGTTTACATTATTTCAATATCTCTAAGTGGTCAAGGATATAATTACTTGGGCAGTTTTCAAGCCGATGGAACTCCAGATTACCTCGAACCTATCGACGACGTTGTTACCGGTGCTTTTTTGGAATTTATCGATCTCGCTTTGCCAGAGAATTTTCCCGTACCAGATTACAACCCGCAATACATATCGTCTGGATATGATACTGATATTTTGTTGGAATCAGACGCAGATGTTTGGGTGACCTTTGTAGGTGAAGGCGCTGGCTATAGAAATGTGTTGGGTTTTTATACTTATAATTATGAAGACGCCACACCTGCCGCACCTACTAGAGAAGATATCACGATCATCTTTCCAAACGTATCCAAACAGTTTAGCGGTGGTGGCTTACGTCCTGGTAACAAAGTCCATATTGGACGATTTCCCGCAGGTACAGGAATAGGTTGGGTGTTACTGGCTAATGGGTATCAAAACGGCCAAGTCACCGATGGTTTGTGGCGTGTTTTTTCAAATCCCGATTTTAATCCAGAAAACGATTCCACTCTACAACAGCATAACGTTCTTTTAAAAGAACCGTTGAGCGAGCGTATCATTCTTGCCTTTGAAGATATACGTAGGGACTACGCAAGCTGCGATCAAGATTTTAATGACGCCATTTTTTACATCACAGCAAATCCATACGAGGCCATTAAAACCACAAACATATCAGATCCAGATATTGCAGATAAAGCAGTGAGCTCTGGAAATACTGGTGGATTAGAGAGTAATGGTGATCTGGCAAGCTTGATTTCCAGACGCCAGATGAAACGTCTTAAAAAGAAAGATCTCAACGGGAATTTTGAAAAGCAAAGCTCTTTCTTCATGAAAAGTGCCAGCTCTTCGCAAACTTTGGATCGCTACATGCCAGCTACCGGTAAAAATGGTACTGAGGAGCCTCGATATTCCACACCAACCGATTTATTAGGCGTCACCAATGCAGATGAGGTTTTGTCTGTGGATTATTACAATAATGAAGACCGTGTTGCTGTGGTCCTGGCTACAGCTACAGAGAATTCCGTTTATGATCATTCTAAAGCGATTTGTGATCGATTGAATAGTTCTAGCCTGGAAGACGTAAGAACTGTTATGGTGAGAGGTCACCAATTGATCAGTTCCAAGATCAAACGTGAGGCTGGAAACATGGAGTATTCTCTAAGTTTTTCGGTCAAACTAGGTGCGTCAGAAAATGAGATTTTAAGTTTTTGGAACATTGATCAATACCCATCAGGAGATTATAACAACTTCCAGATTTGGGGTAGTTCCTTTTCTCAAGTGTTCGCCATCGCCAATCATATTGTAGACACTTATATTGCAGAAAAGCCCTTGAAAAGTATGGCGGTTAGCGATGTGATACCTGCAGTCTTTGTGCAATCTGGATTTTATAAGAATGGGAAATTGCAGTTGCAAATTGTGAATAAGAACAGGTCTTCTCAGATGTACTTTAAAGGAAACTTAAAAACAACCGAAGTCGCCTCAGAATCTACCTTTGATACGGTCATCAACCTAAGCGGAGCGACTTACGAAACCGTAGAGATTACTACCGGTCATTTATTTGACATTGGGTTTTCAATAGCGACTGATGAAACTGAAGCGATAGATGCTTTGTATCTGGCCGATGGACCTTGGGGTTTGGATTATCTGGAGAATGAAGTGGTCATTGATCAATGGGATATTGAAAACCTAGATGTTGCTGCAGTAGAAGATATTTACCAAGTAGAAAGAAACCCAAGGATTGCAGGTCGTATAAAGCAAACGCTCAACCTATTTAGACATTTGAAAGCTGGAGATCAGACAATTGATGTGTCTGAATTTGACCAAATCAAATTTGACCTAAAAAGCAATCTGCCCGTAGAAGTAATCTTGATTACTGATCAAGATATAGCCTGGGAAAACCGTTTACGTTTTTATATTCCAGCTCAAGAAGAGCGTACCTCTCAAGCGATTTCCTTAGCGGATTGTAAAGATGCATCAGGTAATCGTATAGCTATTGAGAACTTGCGATCGGTGGTGTTTTCCATACATGGAGATTACAGCAGCTTCCAGGAATTCGAATTGGAAGTAAGTAATGTTTCTTTCGGGAAAAGCACCTTGTCTACTGCAACAGCCTTTCAAGATCGTACGCCTGCACTAACGAATTACCCAAATCCAGTTCTGGATCGTACCAGTATGGCGTTGACAAGAGCCACTAGCAGCGTTCAATTGCAGGTTTATGATATGATGGGTAGAATGATCTCTACGCAGACTTTAAGTACCACTCAAAATGATAAGGTAATTGAATACAACGCATCCCAATTGCGTGCTGGTATATATACCTATATCGTCTCTTATCCAGATGGCGAGAGCAACTCAGGTAAGTTTATCAAGCGATAA
- a CDS encoding sensor histidine kinase codes for MNPLLKRQIRKLLPEDLRDREDLQAFLKAVGDSYDNLEDQFKMTQRAMTISSDELFEANQSLREESEQQQKLLERLQAVINSVNPQKGDLEDAESIQDIEQGSLADYISNQAEQLIAVNKNQERLLKELALQNQELNDYAHIVSHDLKSPLRSIEALVSWLIEDYESELGTAGKQQIDLIVTHLEKMDALIQGILSYSSIDKEDRKEHAIDLNKLVAETVELLHVPSHIKVKIHTLPTITADRFKIQQLFQNLLGNAVDNMDKMNGRIDVIARKLDQGIQFEIKDNGKGIHRDYFGKIFQVFQKLEDDSVSTGIGLSIVKKIVNFYDGTIWLDSEVDKGTTFYFTLPKTL; via the coding sequence ATGAACCCATTGCTTAAGAGACAGATCAGGAAGCTGTTGCCCGAAGACCTTCGGGATAGGGAAGACCTACAGGCATTTCTTAAGGCAGTTGGTGATTCTTATGACAATCTGGAAGATCAATTTAAAATGACTCAGCGCGCCATGACCATAAGCTCTGACGAACTTTTTGAGGCCAACCAGTCGTTACGAGAAGAATCAGAACAGCAACAAAAACTACTGGAACGCTTACAAGCCGTCATCAACAGCGTGAATCCGCAAAAAGGTGACCTTGAAGATGCGGAAAGTATTCAAGACATAGAACAAGGTAGCTTGGCAGATTACATAAGCAACCAGGCAGAGCAATTGATTGCAGTAAACAAAAATCAGGAGCGATTATTAAAAGAACTCGCCTTGCAAAATCAAGAATTGAATGACTATGCACACATTGTTTCCCACGATTTAAAATCTCCTTTGCGCAGTATCGAGGCCTTGGTCAGCTGGTTGATAGAAGACTATGAAAGTGAATTGGGAACTGCTGGAAAGCAGCAAATCGATTTGATCGTGACCCATTTAGAGAAGATGGATGCCTTGATTCAAGGGATTTTGAGTTATTCTTCCATTGATAAGGAAGACCGCAAGGAACACGCTATTGACCTCAATAAACTGGTGGCCGAAACCGTTGAGTTGCTTCACGTGCCCAGTCATATCAAGGTGAAAATCCATACGTTGCCTACCATTACAGCAGATCGATTCAAGATCCAGCAACTCTTCCAGAATTTACTGGGAAATGCCGTGGACAATATGGATAAAATGAACGGTCGTATCGATGTTATCGCAAGGAAGCTGGATCAAGGCATTCAGTTTGAGATCAAGGACAATGGCAAGGGAATTCACAGAGATTATTTTGGTAAAATATTTCAGGTGTTTCAAAAGCTGGAAGACGATTCGGTTAGTACTGGTATTGGGCTTTCCATCGTCAAAAAGATCGTCAACTTTTATGATGGTACCATCTGGCTGGACAGCGAGGTGGACAAGGGCACCACATTCTATTTCACTTTACCTAAAACGCTGTAA